A window of Rosa rugosa chromosome 7, drRosRugo1.1, whole genome shotgun sequence genomic DNA:
TTATAATGTGGTTTGAAATGTGTTTTCCAGGTGAACATAAAATCATATGCAAGCAACAATGAACTGGCTGTTATGCCGAAAGATCGTGTGGTTAGTATGGAATGGAACAGGAGGTACCTAACTGTTCTAGGAGTTGAAAACAACCAGTTGTATGCGTTGAGATTACAGACACCAGAAAATGTATTTGTGGAAGAAGAAAGTGATCTTCGCCGGGTTATGGAATCATTTAGAGTGAACAAGGTGGCTGCTTAAGTACCGTGAGATTGTACAAAATTTTGTAATCCAAGGCTCACTTCCCtagtttatttttcttcttccacCAATTTGGAGTTCAAGAACATTCATTGTTTAATTTATCAGCAATTCTCCCATGTTTGATGCTTCTCATCTTCAAGCATACTAAGTTAACATGAGGTAGGCCAACAAATTCTAATTCCAATTATGTGAAACAgacttctcttttattttcttgtcattttgtaaattttcagtACAGGGCAAAATCACTATATCTGGATTTCACCTTAATCATCAGCACTGTTATTAGGATCTCAGACCAAAGATTTTCtataacaaaaaagaaatttacAGATGAAACTATCAGTGGCATTCTCACACCATAATGTACACAAATTGATCTCATTTCACACagctttgaaagaaaaaaaaattgtattgcTGAATTACGACCTAACTTCAAATTGCCCTGCTTTAGTGAGTGCTCGAAAGCCCTTGTATGGTCGATTTGGTAGATTCCTCAAATCGAGCTTATCTATCTGCAAGCCAGAGAGAGCAACACCCATGATCCTAAAACTTGCTTGAAATGTGGGGAACACATGAAGGCGCTCTAATCCCATTTCAAGCACTAATGTTCCAGACATGGAAGGGGTTTTATCTTTAGGAATACGCCCAATTGACCATGAACAGGTCTGCATAAACAAGAATATAAAATCAAAATCCAACCAGAAGATACTCATCAGCAGTTTTGGGTGCAAAGTGCAGATGTTGCAATGAGAAAGCATAACAGCAGCGAAAAAGTATTTTCTAAAGTGGATTACCTATATACCATTTTTACAAGGGTAGATGTCATGTCAAGGTAATGAGTTATATGCCAATACGGCAATACTATATTAGTACCTTATTTGAAAGAATGTTTACTGTTCCATGATTTGAAGTCAGATCAGCTGATAAAATGCATGGAGGCAGTTGAAATTGCACAGTTATTGAATCAATGGTCTTTCCAGGATCATTTCGTATTCCAACCATCACACTAACACGACATGTTCCAGCATCTGAGGTTAGCTGTGGCTTTACATAGATTGGAGAGCTTTTCAACTTTCTAACCCTGCACAAGGGCACATGAGGTTTGTTAGAATTAAAATAAGACAAGGACAGAAATCATGCAACACTATACACTCTAATTTGTAAACTTGGTAATTTTCGCTGAACTCAACCATATTACCCTGTATAGATATTAAGCATCACAGTAATTGACTATATTAGCCTATCCAGTTTTAGTATGTCCTAAACTTCATACAACGTAAATCACACGTGTCTGTTTAACACCATACCTGTAACTCATTAGCTTGAACTGTCCATCAGGCGGCACAAACGACAGAATTTGCTGGGATTCCCAAGGCCGAAACCGAACACATGGATGGAATCTTACATCATCAAGAATAGAAGGGTTTGAAAAGGAAAGAGTCAAATCAGGTACACCTGATAAATGGGAGTTCACTTGAACTTCACCATATATCTCGCATTTTACCAGGACCCCATCCCTAAGCAGCATAAAAACAACTAATGTGAGCACAAAAGCTTGAGATACAATCATATCAAACACTAAATACTGACTACCAATCCTGCAAAGATCCTTTTTTTTCNNNNNNNNNNNNNNNNNNNNNNNNNNNNNNNNNNNNNNNNNNNNNNNNNNNNNNNNNNNNNNNNNNNNNNNNNNNNNNNNNNNNNNNNNNNNNNNNNNNNNNNNNNNNNNNNNNNNNNNNNNNNNNNNNNNNNNNNNNNNNNNNNNNNNNNNNNNNNNNNNNNNNNNNNNNNNNNNNNNNNNNNNNNNNNNNNNNNNNNNTTTCCCTTCATAGCTTTGCTGGCTACTCACACCGGGTTTTCTAACCGTCACCGTTGAAAAAGCCCAAAATTTTACCCGACCCAAAAGCCCAAACCCAGCCCACATTCAAAATCCACCAACGGCGTCGTTTGGGACCTTAATTCCCAAATTGGCCGCTTTAGGGCGCCAAAAGCCGAGAGCTTTagatgatgacgacgacggCTGAGCAAAACGCACCGTTTTGAAGGAGTGGCTGAAGAAGATGAGAGGCTAAGGAGTGAGTGGGTCACAGTCGCCTTATCCGGACTGAACGTTCGACGGAGAGAAAGAGCCAAGCATCAAATATCAAAAAGATGAATACTTTCAGTCCCAATAATACCAATCAAGctaaacccagaaacaagaAGAAGGGTGGTTGATCATGGCGAAATTGGTGTCTGTACAGAGACacccttctttctctctcctccctccttCTTCTCTCTCCGACTTCAATGGCACCAGGCTACTCCACTCTCAAGTCCAGGTCCttatcttctctcttctctcttctctcttctctcgtTTTATTACCTCAATTTGATTCCAAGTTCAATGCTTTAGATGAAATGCTTAGTACCCATGTGTGGATTTTTGCAGTATAAGAGAAGGGTTTCACAGCCAAAAGGTGCATTGCAAGTTTCGGCTTCGAGTGCCAAGAAGATTCTCATAATGGGTGGGACTAGATTCATTGGTATCTTCTTGTCAAGGCTCCTTGTCAAAGAGGGTCATCAGGTATCATCCCCATTCTCTTCATTTCCAAGTTTCCAACTTTTCCTTTATCCCATTTTCCATTTATGTCTTCCAACATAAACCGAAAAAAATTGGAATAGTGTGTTTGGGAGTGATAGAAAGCTTAGAGTGGCTTTTGAGAATTCTGTATTTCATTGTTTTATAATAAGATTAATGCAATGTGAGGCTTAGGATGGGGATGGTTCGGTTGCGACAACTTATAGTTTAGGTGTGAGGTTGCTCTAACTTGAACTTAGCTTATCTGAGTTTCAAGCTTTTGTGAAACTCATTCCTACATGATGAGACTGCTGTAATGTGAGCTTTGTATAAGATTGTAATGTTTCAGTTGCAATAGCTGTAACGGTTTAACAGATTAGAGTTTGGGTGTAAAACTGTTTCTGTAATAATGGTACATTAGTTTGACTTAAGCTGGCGTGAGGGGAGTTGAGGTGTCATCGGCTTTTATCATTTTTGAAACATTGGTAACATGAAGTTTACTTTGGCAGGTGACTTTGTTTACCAGAGGAAAAGCACCCATCACTCAGCAGTTGCCAGGTGAATCGGATAGCGACTACACAGACTTTGCTTCCAAGGTATGATAGTTTGCTTGAGGCTTTGGAGGCTGATTAACTCAGAATCATTTCATATAGTTTTACAATTTTTGGTTGTTTAATACTCATGTATTATTCATGTTGTTGTTTTAGATTTTGCATTTGAAAGGAGACAGAAAGGACTTTGATTTTGTGAAGTCCAGTCTTTCAGCTGAAGGCTTTGATGTTGTTTATGACATAAACGGTATGTAGCATTCTTACATTTGGTGTCTATTTGAATGGTTATACTACAGTTTTCACTGTTTTGCCTTACTGCTCCTTATTCTTCTGCTTCATAATCTGAACGTCTCTGGAAATTTTCAGGACGAGAGGCAGAGGAGATTGTGCCCATATTGGATGGACTTCCGAAGTTAGAACAGTAAGCTCCTAGAAACCCTACTGATGACTATATCAAGTCAGTTTTTTTATTGATGGTCGGTTAATGAAGCAATTTTAAAATTCTCTGCTTTGTTTATGGATGATCTGTTGTTCAAGATatggttttagacttttagatCAGGACTAGCTGAAGTACAAGTTAAATCTAAACTGACAAGcatgcgttttttttttttttaatcattgaCTTCTTATTTAACAATAATAATTGAATTTTGTTGATATCATAAGAGATCTGGTCAGTAGATTGAAATTTTAATATCTTTCTGTTGTAAAATCAGACACCATTTTTTGTGACTGTCATTTTTATGCTCTCAGAAACATGTAAGGAATTATGAATAAGCTTGGTTATTGACAAACATGTTATAAGATAGGGTTACCCAGCTGACACAGTTAGGATTTTAGAGAAGATCAATGGTAACTCCATAGATAGAGAGATGTAATTGTGAGTCACAATGGAACTAAGAAATCAACCATGAACTGGAAAAGTGATTTTTGGAATTATAAATTGTTGCTGCTTTGATTTAGATAGATAGCTCTTAGACTTGCTCAAATACTAAAATGGTGGAACTGATGTTTTGACTCCAAACTGTTATTTCCTCTAATTTATATTAGCAAATTGTTGGATGATTTAAGAATTCTATTGATTCTCAGGTACATATACTGCTCTTCAGCTGGTGTTTATCTCAAATCTGATCAATTGCCTCACTTTGAGGTATGCCTGATGTTATAAATAGCTTACATATCAGTTATAGGGAGGTCATTTCTTAGTATGGGAATGTGAACTTCCAGCTCAAGTAGTTTGATGATACTCTTCCAGCTCATTTATTGTGGATCTGCTCTATATTATTCATGTTTTCCTATTTCTGGTGATAGATCGATGCAGTTGATCCAAAGAGCAGGCACAAGGGAAAGCTTGAGACAGAAAGCTTGCTTGAATCAAGGGGTGTAAATTGGACTTCTATAAGGCCGGTCTACATCTATGGACCGTTGAACTACAATCCTGTTGAAGAGTGGTTCTTCCACCGGTTGAAAGCTGGCCGCCCAATTCCAGTTCCAAACTCGGGAATACAAATAACACAACTCGGTCATGTTAAGGTAAACTGATGTCAAAATTTTCCTATCTTCTTTATGTTTTTCCATACTTTCCACATTCAGTTCTagctatttcatcttaatgtgTATTTGAGGGCTGAGGAATAGCATTCTTGGAGCTTCATTTGGTCATTTGTTTTGCAGGATTTAGCAACCGCATTTATTAAGGTTCTTGGTAATGAAAAGGCCAGCAAGGAAGTGTTCAACATCTCTGGAGAAAAATATGTCACCTTTGATGGATTAGCAAAAGCATGTGCAAAGGTAATATTGTTGGTCTTTGACTGAAAGACAAATCTCTATCTTCTAAAATTTTAAGTTTCTCATTTCTCATTGATTTTGTTAGGCTGCTGGATTTCCTGAGCCTGAGATTGTTCACTATAACCCTAAGGAGTTTGACTTTGGGAAGAAGAAGGCATTTCCATTTCGTGACCAGGTGAGTATTGATGTGTAGACGTTTACTTTCTGGATACACACAGTGTAGCTTGCAAACCAAATATGGATAAGAATTGAAGAATATGGATGAGTTGAAGAAAATGTAGTTTTCTTAACTTCATGAAGCTAACGTTCTGTTGTTGACATGATGCAGCATTTCTTTGCATCGATTGACAAAGCGAAGAGCGTGCTTGGGTGGAAACCCGAATATGGCCTGGTCGAAGGTCTTGCAGACTCCTACAACCTAGACTTTGGCAGAGGGACATTCAGGAAAGCAGCTGATTTTTCAACAGATGACATCATTCTTGGCAAGAGTCTTGTTCTCCAAAGCTAGTCCTCTGATCTCTTTCCTCCCTTGATTTGTAATTTCCCTTGTATATCAATTTCCATCCAATCAAGAGGAAATCAAGTTCCTTCTTTTTGTAATGTTGTTGCATCTCGAGTCTATAatacaagaaaaataaatttgttCCATGTTAAAGTTCTCTTAGCTTACTGATCAATGGGTCAATAGCAAGCCATGTTACTTCAGAGCTTGGGGCATTTAGTTCCACAGTCCAAACCTTATCGTGGAATATTTAATGCTTAGTCCAGGTACCATCTGCAAATTGGCTCTAGAAGTCCAAtacattgttttgaaaagtaaacTCTATGACTAACGGTCTCTTTGATACAATGGATTGGATTTTGGGACATGAATATATACAATCTGTCAAGTTGAACCAACAAGATCACCAATTCCCCAGATTTAACTGCCATTTCTGAGGCAAAGTTAAAGGTCTATGAAATGACTGCTGACCGAGGAAGAAGCAATGTCAAACTTGACTAACATAAACTGTGAACAAAAAGTCCGAGAACCAGTTACCCTCATCACTCCACAATAGTTGATGAGGTATCAAGTTTGAATAAATTGTGAACAAAAAGATACCTCTATTTTGATTTGAGTGGTTTTATTCATACCCTCTTAATTTGCTATTTGAACCTCACataatttttgttaaaatttaaTTTGTCTTTTACCCTTCtatcaaaacagaaaaaataaaaaaataaataaaacaccAAAAAAAATGTCTTTTCctttctccctccctccctctatTTGTTGCTTGCTTGCTTGATGTGGGTTCATCCCAAAAGAATTTAGAACTTTGAAAGACATCATTTCCAGGTCAATTCTTGATCCTATCTTCAATTTGCAAAGCCTCAAGATGCATCAAGATAAGTTTTTTGTCCAAATGTTTCCTGGGCTTAATTATTTGGCAAGGCTTTTCAAGGGATTTGCACCTGTGTAGGTTGTCGTTGATGAATGATGACCTACAATGGGATTGAAATTGGGAGATATTTAATGTCACGATAGCTATTGCAGGGATTATAATAGGTTGGTTAAATGAGTTCTTCATCATTAGTGTCATTTTGTTCTCTTTGTGTATgtaaaagacaaataaggaagTTGCTCTACACCTGTAATCAAAGATTTCAATGGTGCtttcatccaaaaaagaaagattTCAATGGTGTGAAGATGAAGATAGTGATGAACGTGTAAGGGTAATATAGGAAGTTTTTAGTTGAAAGTTCCAAATGACAAATTGAGAGGTTTGAATAAAACctccattttgattttgatttcgcCGACACCAAAAAATACTACTTTAGCTTCATCACCTCAAGATTAGGACTTACCTGTCTCACAATTaagaaaatggaaagaaatccCAAGATTTAAACACAAGGAAAGTAGCTACAAATCAATGGCTCAAAATTAgggaatattttattttattatcccAATAATCTTGACTAGTGAATCATAGATGATTTGTCCAGAATTTAAGGAATAGAAGATTCTCCAAGAATATGTGAGGGACTATTCCCAATGTGCAAAAAGTCATTAGTCACTTTTTTTAACCCTAAAGTAGGTCACCCATTTGTAAGATTATCTTAAAATATTTACTACTTTGGTCAAAAAAACATAGTATTGGATAATAGTAACTAAGATTTGGTCGGTAAGCTTATCCTATAAGACATTAAGAGTTTAAGACCCGCTATCCTAAATTTAATACCATGACGTCCCCGCCGAATTAAAGTTAAACGCGTCATTTTGGACCAACTAACAAAACCGGAAAATGAAGGTTTACACACGGAGAGTGATATCTAGAGCATTACTTCTAGGAAACTCCATCTATGCCGGGTGGCAGAAAGCAGTGGTAAACACTGGATGCTGCCACTTGTTCCCTCCCCATGCAGGATCACGACACGTACTGGAGTCAATGGACCCACTGCAATAAGAATATGCAAAAGTAAACCGAAGCGTGCCTCAGACGAGACGAGTATACATACGAATGACATAGAAACATAACTCTGATTTAGTGAGAACGTATATTCCGAGGAGTACTTCTTTTTTACAGAGCTCGAAGGTCGCTGCATTTTATTGTTGTGTTTAACGTAAATGATACGTAGCACAACAGTGGTCGTTGTAATCTTGTCGGTGTATACGTGTTAACGAGGCGCTTAATGGAGGTCTCATATTTGATATTTATCTGAAATGAATTTGAAGTGGAACTATAACTCTAATTTATTGAGAACGTGGAATTCGAGGGCTCTTttgctatatatatagatcaaaCGTCATTGTATTTGACCGTCGCATTTAACATAACGTGATATGTGGTATGACCATTCTCGCTATAATCCTATCGATGCAGACGTGTTAACAAGGCGCTCAATGAATGCCCCATATGTAATCTTAACCTTTAACGGATCAATTTGAAGTAGAAACATAACTCTAATTTATTGAAAACGTGCATTTTGAGGGTTTTTTTTGCTAGGTCAAACATTACTGCATTTGATTGTCGTGTTTAACGTAACGTAGTACGTGGCACGATCGTTCTCATTGTAATCCTGTCAGTGCATACGTGTCAACAAGATGCTTAATAAAGGCCTTACATTTATTATTTACCTGTAATGGATTTGAAGTAGAAACATAACTCTAATTTATCGAGACCGTGCATATTGAGGGTGCTTTTGCTACAAGGGTCGGAAGTCATTGCTTTTCATTGTTATATTTAACATAAAGTGATACGCGGAACGACCATTCTCACTATAATCTTGTCGGTGCGGACGCATTAACAAGGCGATCAATTGAGGCCCCATATTCGTTATTTACTTAAAATAGATATGAAATAGAAATAGAACTTTGATTTGCAAAAGCCACAAATTTTCAGGGTGCTTTTTCTACAAGGGTCGAACGCCATTGCATTTTATTGTCATGTTTGACATAACATGATACGTTACATGACCGTTCTCACTTGTAATCTTGTCGGTGCAGACGTGTTAACATAGCGATTAATTGAGGCCCGCATTCAGTATTTACCTAAAATAGATTTGCAATAGAAACAAAATTCTGATTTACCGAAAACGTGCATTTTGAGGGTCTTTTTCCTACAAAGATCGAATACATTGCATTTGATTATTGCGTTTAATGTAATGTGGTATGTGGTACGACCAATCTGGCTATAATCTTGTCGGTGCGGATGTGTTAGCAAGGCGATCGATAGAGGCCCCGCATGTGATACATAGGCAACTATAAGCCTGCCACGTATTTGCATGTGTACGTGGCAAAGAGGAAGTGACATTTCGTGTGTTGAGATTAGAGGTCAGTCATGTTTGCTTTCATGGTTTAGTCGGTGGTGGTGGAGCTAAGTAGCTAACAAACGTTTTACGACCATGTGACCCTCCATTTTCCTATACAAAAAGAACATTTTATTGACCGTAAATAATGTCAAAATTTACCGGATCCACCACCAAATCCGGCGATGAATCATTTTGTTAATTTGCTATCCATTACCCCCATCAACTTCTAAACTCTCTCCAAAGCGACATGTATACATCTACAATATCAAACAGTAATGAAGCGACCGACTCCATTTCCCAATCCCAAAATAAattttataaacaaaaatgGAAATTACTGTTGCTCaaaatcctatatatactcccccaCCCCTCCACCCTACTCCATCAaccttcaaaactcaaaagcctTAAGCACACACAAGACTCTTTCTAAACAGTTATTTTCATCTCCAAAAGCCTCATTTTCCTTTCTCACAAAACTTCACTTTTCCATCATGGCTCCTCGTATCACCACTGCTGCCACCACCGTCTCCACCGTCAAGTCTTCAACTGCCCGTAGCCGCGCCTATGTGACGTTCTTGGCTGGAAACGGTGACTATGTGAAAGGTGTGGTTGGGCTGGCCAAGGGTTTAAGGAAGGTCAAGAGCAAGTACCCACTAGTTGTGGCTATCTTGCCCGACGTGCCTGAAGAACACCGTCAGATCCTAGTTTCTCAGGGCTGCATAGTCCGAGTGATCGAGCCTGTTCACCCTCCTGAGAACCAGACCCAATATGCCATGGCCTACTACGTCATCAACTACTCCAAGCTTCGTATTTGGGAGGTACGTGTACCTTATTAGGTCCCTCGCACGTGTCCATTCATTTTGATCATTAGGGTTTTGCAAGTTTTCTTATGTTAATCTTAATCCTCATTTTTTTGTTACAGTTTGTGGAGTATAGTAAGATGATCTACTTGGATGGAGATATCCAAGTGTTTGAGAACATTGACCACCTGTTCGACTATCCAGACAACTACTTCTATGCTGTCAAGGATTGCTTCTGTGAGCCCAACTGGAGGGACAGTCCCCAGTTCAAGATTGGGTACTGCCAGCAGTGCCCAGACAGGGTACAGTGGGACAGTAGCTTGGGTCCCAAGCCACCTCTGTATTTTAATGCAGGCATGTTTGTCTATCAGCCTTGCTTGTCTACTTACCAGGAACTCCTCAGTACCCTCAAGACTAGCACTCCTACTTTATTTGCTGAGCAGGTAAAATTAAtatatgacttttttttttaaggctaATTTGTTTTTCTAATTGGGTCATAAAATGACGTGAAATTCTGCTGGTTTGATTTGCAGGATTTCTTGAACAATTTCTTCAGGGATAAGTACAAGCCTATCCCTTCAGATTACAACCTTGTTTTGGCCATGCTTTGGCGCCACCCTGAAAACATCCAATTGGACAAGGTCAAGGTTGTCCACTATTGTGCTAATGTGAGTATTAATATTAATTGGTATCATTTACTTAAGGATCAACAATTTTCATCGAAGATCCTAGTTACTAAACTGTTAAATATTTGTTATTTGTTTAGGGCTCCAAGCCATGGAGGTACAATGGAGAAGGGGAAAACATGGAGAGGGAAGATATTAAGATGCTGGTGAAGAGGTGGTGGGATATCTATAACGATGAGTCATTGGATTACAACAACACTGTGGCTCCTCGGGCTAGAAATGGAACTCGGCAAGTGAACCTGCAGCCCTTCCAGACGGTGCTGTTAACGGAGACTGGTGATCTTGATTATATTAGCGCCCCATCCGCTGCTTAGTGCCTGCGAATTCTAAATGCTCGAGAATTAATTTCCTACATAGAAGAACTATATATAGGAGAGTGTTCTAAATAAGAGTACGTACGTattggtttgttttcttttggtcttGGTCTTCCCATATCCATTTTACTTGCCATGGGGACCTTGTAGAGGGTATAGTAGTTTAGGAGTTCCCTTGTTTTTATTGGGACGGTTTTATGGGTGTTAATTAATGTATATGTGATGTGAATTACAGCTTTAATTTTCTACTTATATACAAGCAGCTGGTTCCTCAACAGATATCAATTGTTTCTCCCAAAACAAATTTGATGTTAATTTGATTCATAGGAGAACAACAAACTTGCACTTGCTATACAGGGCTTCCAACAAGAAATCATTGAAACCAAACAAATAGGAACATATCCCTCCAAGGTCCAATACTAGTAAAACCTGAAATTAATTAAGActcataaagttttttttttttttaagtaagaCTCAAGTTTTTTTTTGATAGGGGAAGATGTGAGATTTTCCACCCATTGCATTAATATATATCATATCTGTGAAATGGTAGAAGTGAATCAATCACGTAAACCCTAATGAGCACTAAAATTGGACCATCATTATGCGTTAAAATTCCATATTCATTCAAAGGAAAAACCCTAATGTTGAGCATCCATACAAAAAATTGGTCCCGGGTACACTCAAACTTTCTCTTTTAGAATATACAATGGAATTAGAATCCAATCTTACCTTAATCAAGGTTATGTAAGCAGGTTTCATATATCCAAAATGGAAAACTGAAGTATTAGTATGGATTAAGCCCTA
This region includes:
- the LOC133720618 gene encoding AP-3 complex subunit mu, translating into MIVSQAFVLTLVVFMLLRDGVLVKCEIYGEVQVNSHLSGVPDLTLSFSNPSILDDVRFHPCVRFRPWESQQILSFVPPDGQFKLMSYRVRKLKSSPIYVKPQLTSDAGTCRVSVMVGIRNDPGKTIDSITVQFQLPPCILSADLTSNHGTVNILSNKTCSWSIGRIPKDKTPSMSGTLVLEMGLERLHVFPTFQASFRIMGVALSGLQIDKLDLRNLPNRPYKGFRALTKAGQFEVRS
- the LOC133720616 gene encoding chloroplast stem-loop binding protein of 41 kDa b, chloroplastic isoform X1, whose amino-acid sequence is MAKLVSVQRHPSFSLLPPSSLSDFNGTRLLHSQVQYKRRVSQPKGALQVSASSAKKILIMGGTRFIGIFLSRLLVKEGHQVTLFTRGKAPITQQLPGESDSDYTDFASKILHLKGDRKDFDFVKSSLSAEGFDVVYDINGREAEEIVPILDGLPKLEQYIYCSSAGVYLKSDQLPHFEIDAVDPKSRHKGKLETESLLESRGVNWTSIRPVYIYGPLNYNPVEEWFFHRLKAGRPIPVPNSGIQITQLGHVKDLATAFIKVLGNEKASKEVFNISGEKYVTFDGLAKACAKAAGFPEPEIVHYNPKEFDFGKKKAFPFRDQHFFASIDKAKSVLGWKPEYGLVEGLADSYNLDFGRGTFRKAADFSTDDIILGKSLVLQS
- the LOC133720616 gene encoding chloroplast stem-loop binding protein of 41 kDa b, chloroplastic isoform X4, whose product is MARLVMMQQHQQHSPPSFSPLPSLSDFNGTRLQTQLQYKRRVSQPKGALQVSASSAKKILIMGGTRFIGIFLSRLLVKEGHQVTLFTRGKAPITQQLPGESDSDYTDFASKILHLKGDRKDFDFVKSSLSAEGFDVVYDINGREAEEIVPILDGLPKLEQYIYCSSAGVYLKSDQLPHFEIDAVDPKSRHKGKLETESLLESRGVNWTSIRPVYIYGPLNYNPVEEWFFHRLKAGRPIPVPNSGIQITQLGHVKDLATAFIKVLGNEKASKEVFNISGEKYVTFDGLAKACAKAAGFPEPEIVHYNPKEFDFGKKKAFPFRDQHFFASIDKAKSVLGWKPEYGLVEGLADSYNLDFGRGTFRKAADFSTDDIILGKSLVLQS
- the LOC133720615 gene encoding galactinol synthase 2-like; this translates as MAPRITTAATTVSTVKSSTARSRAYVTFLAGNGDYVKGVVGLAKGLRKVKSKYPLVVAILPDVPEEHRQILVSQGCIVRVIEPVHPPENQTQYAMAYYVINYSKLRIWEFVEYSKMIYLDGDIQVFENIDHLFDYPDNYFYAVKDCFCEPNWRDSPQFKIGYCQQCPDRVQWDSSLGPKPPLYFNAGMFVYQPCLSTYQELLSTLKTSTPTLFAEQDFLNNFFRDKYKPIPSDYNLVLAMLWRHPENIQLDKVKVVHYCANGSKPWRYNGEGENMEREDIKMLVKRWWDIYNDESLDYNNTVAPRARNGTRQVNLQPFQTVLLTETGDLDYISAPSAA